TTCAGTTCTTTACCTTTcattttgtctttctctctggttgtccctgtctgtTCTTCTCCTCAGATCATTATTCCCCCAGAGTCCCCTCTACCTCAGAGGGTCATTTACCCACCCCAGTCTCCCCCAGCGCCTCGTCACACTCCTATTATAGAAAAACCCAGTAGACCCCCAACTATGCAGCGGACCCCTGCTCCTCTACCTCCTACGCCtcccccctgccccctcctccaccccaggAACCCATCCCTCCCCCACCTATGAAGCAGACCCCTGCCCCTCCTACgcctccccctgccccctcctccaccccaggAACCCATCCCTCCCCCACCTATGAAGCAGACCActgctcctctacctcccccacCTCCGCTTGTACAACCTCCATCCCCACCTGGCCCAGTATGGCAGGCCCCTGCCCCCAAGCCAGCACCCTCTCCACCAGTGCAGcctgcaccaccaccacctccccccaAAGTCCTGGTGTCCGTTGGCTGTCAAACCGAATACGACCCAATCTTACCTCCAATGCAGGCATGGCTCTCTCTACCTTTTCTATTTCTATAACATAAcgccttctctctttctcactggcttcagtttccttcattaaacccactgtttaattatttgtacaGATGTATTTTTATGAGATAATGCACTGTGCTCTGGTGTCCATCCTATCCTCTCACCCTCCATCTTTTGACAGATGGCCCAGGGGAAAGGTGGCCCTGGCGGCCCCCCAACGCAGGTCAACAAGCTGGACAACATGCTCGGCAGCCTGCAGTCTGACCTCCATAAACTGGGTGTGCAAACCGTTGCCAAGGGAGTGTGTGGGGCCTGCTGTAAACCAATCGTGGGACAGGTAAGGGGCTTGGGTGGGCCTGAGATTAGTCTTTGGTGGCCTTTCTAAGATCATGGTCTTGCATTACATTTAATTGCTGAGCTTTGTTGGCATGGTTCATTTACATAAACTGTTGATTTGTGTGTCCAGGTGGTGACTGCCATGGGGCGCACGTGGCACCCGGAGCACTTTGTGTGTACCCACTGTCAGGAGGAGATAGGTTCCAGAAACTTCTTTGAGCGTGACGGAGCGCCCTACTGCGAGAAGGACTACCACAACCTGTTCTCCCCACGCTGCCACTACTGCAACGGACCTATTCTGGATGTAAGTTAACACCATATACGACAAACATAACTATTACAACTAAGGCAGTGGAAAGATAGTGTAGCAATAGCAGCTAGCAGTGAGTTACTTTTCCAATGTTCATGTTTACAGAAAGTTGTGACTGCGTTGGACAGGACATGGCATCCTGAGCACTTCTTCTGTGCTCAGTGTGGATCATTCTTTGGCCCAGAGGGTGAGTTTGACCCATTCTTGGAGCTCACTTGTAAATGACCAGTTTTATAGTGAGGTGCAGAACTCATGATCTGTGTCTCCTGAAGGCTTCCATGAGAAGGATGGGAAGGCGTACTGTAGGAAGGACTACTTTGACATGTTTGCGCCTAAATGTGGCGGCTGTGCCCGAGCCATCCTGGAGAACTACATCTCTGCACTGAACTCCCTTTGGCATCCAGAGTGCTTTGTCTGCAGGGTCTGTATTCTGCCTGATTCCCTTTACATAAGGGCATTCATGTTGTTATTAGTCCTGACTCGTGTACTTACTCATTACTCCCTGTTTGTGTATGCAGGAGTGCTTCACCCCATTTGTGAACGGGAGTTTCTTTGAGCATGATGGGCAGCCCTACTGTGAGGTTCACTACCACGAGCGCCGCGGGTCCCTCTGCTCTGGCTGCCAGAAGCCCATCACGGGCCGCTGCATCACAGCCATGGCCAAGAAGTTCCACCCTGAGCACTTTGTCTGTGCCTTCTGCCTCAAGCAGCTCAACAAGGGCACCTTCAAGGAGCAGAATGACAAGCCCTACTGCCAGGGCTGCTTTGTGAAACTCTTCAGTTAAGGAGT
This window of the Oncorhynchus tshawytscha isolate Ot180627B linkage group LG12, Otsh_v2.0, whole genome shotgun sequence genome carries:
- the LOC112263036 gene encoding paxillin isoform X4 encodes the protein MDDLDALLADLESTTSHISKRPVFLSEETPYSFPTGGNSYQDVSVPPPVPPPPSAEALNGSVIDSLHSSQQSLGSAPKSSWSRDSSSPPRSHIEEDHVYSFPNKQKTADPSAGAMSSALGSNLSELDRLLLELNAVQQNSPSFPTTEETAPPLPSCSITNYVQQNGGPPDLMVSPPVQEKPKQNGTRVVEDGRPTVESLLDELEGSVPNPSPSVLHSELDSPSQQQARISASCATRELDELMASLSDFKMAQGKGGPGGPPTQVNKLDNMLGSLQSDLHKLGVQTVAKGVCGACCKPIVGQVVTAMGRTWHPEHFVCTHCQEEIGSRNFFERDGAPYCEKDYHNLFSPRCHYCNGPILDKVVTALDRTWHPEHFFCAQCGSFFGPEGFHEKDGKAYCRKDYFDMFAPKCGGCARAILENYISALNSLWHPECFVCRECFTPFVNGSFFEHDGQPYCEVHYHERRGSLCSGCQKPITGRCITAMAKKFHPEHFVCAFCLKQLNKGTFKEQNDKPYCQGCFVKLFS